Genomic segment of Streptomyces longhuiensis:
CGTCGACATCTCTCGCCGCACACGAATGTGTTCGGCAGTGAGGGCGTACCCCAGGACAGTGAAGAAGGCAGCCTCGCGCAGACTTCGGTGGCCGTCACTGCCCTGAGTAGCATGTGTGCCACCCAATTCAACCCAAGGGAGAGTGAAGCGGTTGTGCCCAGCCAATCAGCCGAGACGCTCCGGTTGCGGTATGTCGAGCAGGCCGCATCGGACCTGAAGGAGAACCGTCGCCGGCAAAAGGAACTGTCCGAGAAGCTCAAAATGCTGAAGCAGGAGGAAGCGCTCCTGACCGACATTCTGAGCCTCACGGAGCGCCTCCACGACCTCGCGGAGGCATCAGCACTGCCGGAACCGGCCCAGGACGAAGCCACGTTCACGCGCGGGCGCTCCTCCGGCGCACCCGCGACCGCTGCTGGCGGCAAGGCCCGTCGCCCTGCCACGACGCGGTCGGCCAAGAGCTCCGGCAAGGCGGGCACCCCGGAGAAGCAGCGCCAGCCCCTGCTCGGAGAGCTCCTGACGGAGCTGCTCGCAGCATCCGACGAGCCCCGTCTGGCGAAGGAACTCCGCGACGAACTGCTGGAGAAGCACCCGGACCGGACACCGACCCCGCAGGTGGTCCGCAACACCCTGGAGGCTCTCGTAGCCAGGGGCCGCATCCGGCGCCACAGGCAGCAGCGTTCAGTGACGTACACGCTCGCGAAGTCGGACGCGCAGTAACCGCGACGGCCCGGACAGATCCGTCGTCCCCTCCTCGAACATGGCCGGTGCCGCGAAGGCGCCGGCCATGTAGCGTCACCCGACCACCCGCTGAGGCGGGGGCCATGTCGAGGTCCGAGTCGACCTGGAGGTCGACATATCTCGACGGGACACAGGCCCATCTCCGGGGTGTGACTCCCCTTTGAGCACACTCACACCCGCCCTGCCGCGGCAACGCCAGAGGCTACGGCGTGACGTCGCCCCGGGACAGGGTCGCGCAGATGTCGAGAGCGGCGGTGTCGTCGTTCCCTCGGGGGTGCGCAGGGGCGGTCAGGCCCCTCGCTGCACCGGTCCGATGAGTGTGCCGGCGGCGACCTTCAGCTTGCCTTGGGCGAAGGACGTGCCGGGGATCTGTCCGCCCGGGGCCTGGAGCGTGAAGGATGCCTCATCCGCGGAGAGCTGGCGGGCCTGGTTGGGGACCTGGATGTCGAAGTGCACCGGGTGGCCGGGGCCGAAGGTCACCGCAGCGCGCTGGTCACCGTAATGGCCGGCGGTGATCCGGGTCCGCGAGCCGTGGTGGGAGAACCGCACGTCGTTCGGCGAGCCGGCCAGTTCGCAGGGGTCGTACCCGCGCGGCGCCCTCAGGGTGACGCGGTAGTGGTGGTGCCCCGCGCTGGCGGGCGCCTCGGTGATCTTCGCGGTGTGGTTGGCCGGACGGCATGCCGAGGGGGCGGTGCCGCTTTCGGTCGAGGGGGAAGCCTGCGCAACTGCGGGGGCCGCGGTGGCAATCAGCACGGCGGCGAAGGCGACGGCGGTCTTGTGGTTGGTACGCATGAGCAATCCTTGCCTAGCTCGATGGCCCCGCGGGTGCTCTCCAACGGAACCATGGTCGCTATGTCCAATGCCCCCTCGCAACCTCCCGGAATGTCCCAAGATCGTCACGGCCGTGACGGCAACCGCCGTACTTGGGTGTCGGGCCGGCGGGCGCCCGGAACGCTCGGAACGCCCGGCCACGAGGTGGCCGCCCGCCGTCGGCACCCGCTGTGCCGCAGCGCCCGGCAAGGGGAGCCGGCGGCCTGACCGGTTCCGGTACGTGCCACGCCGACGACATCGCCACCGTATGCCGGCCGGCGGGAGTATCTGGCCTAGCCCGTCGCCACCCGAGCTCGGGGCACGCCGTGCCGACCTCGACCTCGACCTCGACCTCGACCTCGACCACATGATGCACGAAGTGTCGTAACCCAACCCTCCGGACATGGTGGACAGGGCGTCAGCGCTCCAGGCCTCCTCCAGTCCCTGATCGCCACTGGCCGACGGCGATGTCAGCGGCGACTGCCAGGATGATCGTCATGACTCACACCACGGGCGTGGTCCACCAGGACGCGGCGGATCTCGCAGAGAGCCTTCTCACCTACGACGATGCCGAGCTCGATCGGGCGTTCACGATCCTGATGCACGAAACGGGAAGCGGCCTGGTCGCACGCCGTGAGGCCCTGCTGCCGATCTACGAGGCCATCGTGGCGCGCGTCGGCCGGCCCACGTTGCTGGGCGGCACCGCACATGGGCCCAGCGTGCGGTGGAGCAACCGTGAGCGGACACTCCTGCTGTCCGGTGACCACGGCAAAACGACGCTGTCCGCGCACCAGGCGGATTCGTTCGCCCAGGACGAGTTCTGGAGCTTCGACTCGGGTCGCCAGCCATACGCGTGGCAGCTGGACCGCCACGGCCCCGGCCACGACCACGGCTGGACCTTCAAGGGACACGCGGCAGCAGACGACTGGACGTCTGGCGAGGAGCAACTGGCAGGGATACTCGCATCCTGGGCGGAGCACATGCCCATACAGGCCCCCGGCGACTGGGCGGGCTTCAAGCTCTGGGCGTCCCGGGACCGGGGACGCACCATGATCGTTTCCTTCAATCCGTCGGACACGAACTGCGAGTTCCACGTCGCCATCGAGGACCGAGATCACGAGCAGACGCCCGAGCGTGCAGCGGAGATGCGTGCGAGGGGCTGGCAAAACGTGGACGAGCACCGATGGTGGCGCACCACACTGCCCGAGACGGACCCGACGGCTGCCGCCGCACTCGCGCGAGTGGTCGTCACCGATCTGCGGGCCCGCGGCACCACGTGCCCGGACGAAGTGACCGCCTGGGACATCAGCGCCGGTGACGACGGCGAACTGTGGGTGCCCGGCATCGGGGTCGACGTGCATCCGCGCCGTGGAAAGCACTACTAGGCACTTGCAGTCTCTGTGCAGCCAACAACTGCATGCCTGAAAACGAAGGCGGTTGTGACGTTCTCCCCTTTCAGCAGTGGAGGACACCTGGCCTGCACCCGGTGTCACCCCTATGACCCGGCCCTCGACCAGGACCCAAGGAGGGAGCAACCTTCGCCTGTTCCGTCACGTCACGCTCCGCACGGGGCGTCTATCCCGGAAGCTCCGTGCGCTCCCACCACTCGTAGACGGGCGATAGGCCTTGCGAGGTCGCCTGCTGACGCGTCGTGGCCCTGAAGTGCTCGTACCCGCCACGCAACGCGACCTTGATGTCGAGCCCGGGCGTCAGCACGAAAACGATCCGCTCAGGAAGATCGTCAGGGCCACCTTCGAGGACTGCTTTCGTCGCGTCGCTCATGACCAAATCCTCTCCGGAGACCGGAACGGCCCTCCACGGCGCGCCGAGGTCCCCGCTCACTATGAAGGCGGCGGGCCGCCAAGACGGGATCGTTAAGGGGCAGGCGCGATCACCGGGAGGCCGCCGTATGGCTTCTGCGCAGGCCAACGACCCCACACCCCCGCCTCGCCCAGCGGCCCGACAACTCCCGCGTCCCCTCGACGAGCCATGGATGTGCAGCCGGGCCGAAAGGACCCCCGATCGGACCCGTGTGGCCCGTGGTGCCGCGTGCCCGGAGCACCCACGCTGGGAACAGGAACGATGAAGGGGGCCTGTGCGATGACAACCGTCACCTCCATGAACGCGGCCCTCCCCGCCAGGCACCGCGAAAGGCCGACGCAGTTCGCTCAGGAAGTCTCCTTCGAGGCCGGGCGCCGGAGCCTGCCTGTTCAAGGAGGGAAGGCGCGCCGACCGCTTCCGAATCGTGCGGACCATCGCCGTAGCCCCGGACCTGCACGGACCCAGCCGTTGCCCCGCTGCCATCGAGACGCTCCGGCACCGCGAACTGGTCGGCTGGTCCTCGCAGTTCCCGCCATGCATCTGGCACTCGGACGCCGAGGCGATGAGCCCGGTACGAACCTGGGGGTTCGACGTCGAGGCCGTGCGCGCGGGCGCGCCGAGGACCCCGCGTTCGGCTTCGCAATCGCGCTCTGGGTCGGGCTCGTGGTCGCCGATCGGCTGCACGCATCGGGCACCCGGATGCTCGACCTCTGCGCCCCGCACGACAGTGGTGGTCCGGCATGACGACCGTGACCCCACGTGGGCGTCCCAAGGAGGAGAACATGGACACCAGCCCCCACCATGTGAGTGACGTGATGACACGCGCCGTGGTCGCCGTGGGCCGCAAAGCTCTGTTCAAGGACCTCGTCGAACGCATGGAACGGTGGAAGGTAAGTGCCGTTCCCGTGCTGGAGGGCGACGGCCGGGTGATCGGAGTCGTGTCCGAGGCCGATCTGTTGCCCAAGGAGGAGTTCCGGGACGTCGATCCGGACCGGGTCACCCAACTTCACCGTCTGGCCGACATGGCCAAGGCCGGGGCCGTGTGCGCCGAGGAGCTGATGAGCACTCCGGCCGTCACCGTCCATGCCGACGCCACGCTCGCCGAGGCGGCACGCATCATGGCGCTCCGGCACGTCAAGCGGCTGCCCGTCGTGAACGCCGAGGGCGTGCTCGAAGGCGTCGTCAGCCGAGGCGACCTGCTCAAGGTTTTCCTGCGCCCGGACAACGACCTGGCCGACGAGATACGGCGGGACGTCCTCGATGTCCTGTTCCCGGCTCCTGTGGAGCCCGTGCACATCACTGTGGTCGACGGCGTCGCGACCCTGACCGGGCGGGTGCAGGACGCGACCCGGAT
This window contains:
- a CDS encoding DUF4232 domain-containing protein, which gives rise to MRTNHKTAVAFAAVLIATAAPAVAQASPSTESGTAPSACRPANHTAKITEAPASAGHHHYRVTLRAPRGYDPCELAGSPNDVRFSHHGSRTRITAGHYGDQRAAVTFGPGHPVHFDIQVPNQARQLSADEASFTLQAPGGQIPGTSFAQGKLKVAAGTLIGPVQRGA
- a CDS encoding DUF5988 family protein, producing MSDATKAVLEGGPDDLPERIVFVLTPGLDIKVALRGGYEHFRATTRQQATSQGLSPVYEWWERTELPG
- a CDS encoding CBS domain-containing protein, with the protein product MDTSPHHVSDVMTRAVVAVGRKALFKDLVERMERWKVSAVPVLEGDGRVIGVVSEADLLPKEEFRDVDPDRVTQLHRLADMAKAGAVCAEELMSTPAVTVHADATLAEAARIMALRHVKRLPVVNAEGVLEGVVSRGDLLKVFLRPDNDLADEIRRDVLDVLFPAPVEPVHITVVDGVATLTGRVQDATRIPLAARLVRGVEGIVGLDCLLTAGDEA